The following coding sequences lie in one Jonesia denitrificans DSM 20603 genomic window:
- a CDS encoding cytidine deaminase: protein MTHADDLAAVVDWNQLVAQAQKMTKMSYVPYSHYPVGAAAITTDGRIVSGCNVENAGYGVTLCAECGLISELIATGGGTLAAFVCVNGQGEVIMPCGRCRQLLWEHGGPNLVLDTVSGYRTMAQVLPDAFGPSDLDDYTKGQHS, encoded by the coding sequence ATGACACACGCTGACGATCTAGCAGCTGTCGTCGACTGGAACCAACTAGTCGCTCAAGCCCAAAAGATGACGAAAATGTCCTATGTCCCGTACTCCCACTATCCCGTTGGAGCTGCAGCGATCACCACTGATGGTCGCATCGTCTCTGGGTGCAACGTAGAAAACGCTGGGTACGGCGTCACCCTCTGCGCTGAGTGTGGACTCATCTCAGAGCTGATCGCTACAGGTGGCGGCACATTAGCTGCCTTCGTGTGCGTCAATGGGCAAGGTGAGGTCATCATGCCCTGTGGTCGATGCCGCCAGCTGCTGTGGGAACACGGCGGACCCAACCTCGTACTTGACACTGTCTCTGGGTACCGCACCATGGCGCAGGTGCTCCCCGACGCTTTTGGTCCTAGCGACCTTGATGACTACACCAAAGGACAACACTCATGA
- a CDS encoding thymidine phosphorylase produces the protein MTTHLFDTVDVIRAKRDGRELTSEEIAWVIDAYTHDHVADYQMAALNMAILLNGMTRREIADWTRAMIESGERMNFDQLSRPTADKHSTGGVGDKITLPLAPLVAVFDVAVPQLSGRGLGHTGGTLDKLEAIAGWRAALTNDEMMHQLDTVGAVICQAGSGLAPADRKLYALRDVTGTVEAIPLIASSIMSKKIAEGTSALVLDVKVGSGAFMKNVDQARELARTMVDLGTDAGVTTTALLTDMSTPLGLTVGNALEVRESIEVLAGGGPADVVDLTVALAAEMLAGAGKTTAEDDIRAALNDGRAMDAWRAMIAAQDGDNDAALPVAAEQHVITAPRSGYLTTLDAYAVGVASWRLGAGRARKDDQVQAGAGIELHAKPGDKVTAGAPLMTLHTDTPERFDRAIEIAEEGVVISDDAPTNSPSLIIDRLA, from the coding sequence ATGACCACCCACCTCTTCGACACTGTTGATGTCATCCGGGCCAAGCGTGATGGACGTGAACTGACCAGCGAAGAAATCGCCTGGGTCATCGATGCCTACACCCACGACCACGTGGCCGATTACCAAATGGCTGCCCTGAACATGGCCATCTTGCTCAACGGCATGACCCGCCGGGAAATCGCTGACTGGACCCGGGCGATGATCGAATCAGGCGAACGCATGAACTTTGATCAGTTGTCCCGCCCCACCGCGGACAAACACTCCACCGGCGGAGTGGGAGACAAAATTACTCTCCCATTGGCACCCCTCGTTGCCGTGTTTGACGTGGCCGTCCCCCAACTGTCTGGGCGTGGACTGGGGCACACTGGTGGCACGCTCGACAAACTCGAAGCGATCGCCGGGTGGCGCGCTGCACTCACCAACGACGAAATGATGCACCAACTGGACACGGTGGGGGCGGTGATCTGCCAAGCGGGTTCAGGTCTTGCACCAGCGGACCGGAAGCTGTACGCACTGCGCGATGTCACGGGAACCGTTGAAGCGATCCCACTGATTGCATCGTCAATCATGAGCAAAAAAATCGCAGAAGGAACGTCTGCGCTGGTTCTTGACGTCAAAGTCGGCTCCGGGGCATTTATGAAAAATGTGGACCAAGCACGGGAACTCGCCCGGACAATGGTGGATCTGGGGACCGACGCTGGTGTAACAACAACTGCGCTACTCACCGACATGTCCACGCCGCTCGGACTCACCGTTGGAAATGCCCTTGAGGTGCGTGAATCCATTGAGGTGTTGGCCGGAGGCGGCCCTGCAGATGTTGTTGATCTGACAGTTGCCCTCGCAGCAGAAATGCTCGCTGGAGCTGGGAAGACAACCGCAGAAGACGACATCCGCGCAGCACTGAACGATGGTCGTGCGATGGATGCGTGGCGTGCCATGATCGCAGCGCAAGATGGTGACAATGATGCAGCATTGCCCGTGGCAGCAGAGCAGCATGTCATCACCGCTCCGCGCAGTGGGTACCTCACCACCCTTGACGCATACGCGGTCGGTGTCGCCTCGTGGCGGCTCGGTGCAGGCCGCGCCCGAAAAGACGATCAGGTTCAAGCCGGTGCCGGAATTGAACTGCATGCAAAGCCAGGGGACAAGGTAACGGCAGGAGCCCCACTGATGACTCTGCACACCGACACCCCAGAACGGTTCGACCGTGCGATCGAGATCGCTGAGGAAGGTGTTGTGATCAGTGATGACGCACCAACCAACTCGCCATCGCTCATTATCGACCGGCTCGCATGA
- a CDS encoding adenosine deaminase, producing the protein MTWLDELPSLPKVVLHDHLDGGLRPATIIELAAQVGHTLPTTDEKELQQWFVDAANSGSLERYLETFDHTIAVMQTADALTRVAREAVLDLAADGVIYAESRWAPEQHLAGGLSLDDAVRAVQRGLEQGMEEARAGGHDIEVGQLITAMRHADRWEEVADLALRHRDQGAYGFDIAGAEAGFMPDRFPQVWSTLNDAHFPVTIHAGEAAGAESIAQAVGMGHALRVGHGVRIIDDIEGFGTDSPRLGRLAHWVRDNQIALEMCPCSNLQTGAAQSVATHPITGLRDLDFAVTVNTDNRLMSGTSMSHEMRLLATEAGWDVEDFLDATLAAVWSAFIHHDARHALGERVIAGFDPYVNQGE; encoded by the coding sequence ATGACGTGGCTTGATGAACTTCCCTCACTGCCGAAAGTTGTCCTTCACGATCACCTCGATGGAGGGCTACGTCCCGCAACCATTATTGAACTCGCCGCACAGGTGGGGCATACCCTGCCGACCACTGATGAGAAAGAACTTCAACAGTGGTTTGTGGATGCAGCGAACTCCGGGTCCTTGGAACGCTACTTGGAGACCTTTGACCACACCATCGCCGTCATGCAGACAGCAGATGCACTCACACGTGTTGCCCGAGAAGCTGTTCTTGATCTTGCCGCGGATGGTGTGATTTACGCGGAGTCACGGTGGGCACCGGAGCAGCACCTGGCTGGTGGGCTGAGCCTGGATGATGCGGTACGGGCAGTGCAGCGGGGCTTAGAACAGGGGATGGAGGAAGCCCGTGCGGGCGGCCACGACATTGAGGTTGGTCAACTAATCACGGCAATGCGGCACGCTGACCGTTGGGAAGAGGTCGCTGACCTGGCGCTTCGTCACCGTGATCAGGGAGCTTACGGTTTCGATATCGCTGGGGCGGAAGCTGGGTTCATGCCTGACCGGTTCCCACAGGTGTGGTCAACCCTCAACGATGCGCACTTCCCGGTCACCATTCATGCTGGTGAGGCAGCGGGTGCTGAGTCCATCGCACAGGCGGTGGGGATGGGTCACGCGCTGCGGGTAGGACACGGCGTGCGCATCATCGATGACATCGAAGGATTTGGTACAGACTCCCCACGTCTTGGTCGTCTGGCGCATTGGGTGCGTGATAACCAGATTGCGTTAGAAATGTGTCCCTGCTCGAACTTGCAAACAGGTGCTGCTCAGTCAGTCGCAACCCACCCGATCACTGGTTTACGTGACTTGGATTTTGCAGTGACAGTCAACACCGATAACCGGCTCATGTCGGGCACGTCTATGTCCCACGAAATGCGATTGCTTGCCACTGAGGCTGGGTGGGATGTGGAAGATTTCCTCGACGCAACCTTGGCTGCTGTGTGGTCTGCTTTTATTCACCACGACGCACGCCACGCTTTGGGTGAACGTGTGATTGCTGGTTTTGACCCCTATGTGAATCAAGGAGAGTAA
- the deoC gene encoding deoxyribose-phosphate aldolase yields the protein MPEKVTAASVASMVDHTLLKPESTPADVAALIDEAVSLGVFSICVSPSLLPVKIPEGSELKVATVVGFPSGAHHPEVKAAETARAVTDGAHEIDMVINLGAVKSGDWELVERDIRAVRDAAPAPVVLKVIIESAALTDEEIVAACEASERAGADFVKTSTGFHSTGGASVHAVRLMAHTVGQRLGVKASGGIRTGDAALAMISAGATRLGLSGTAAVLDGVENPDTAVESGDGSGY from the coding sequence ATGCCTGAGAAAGTTACTGCTGCGTCTGTTGCCTCGATGGTTGACCACACGTTGCTCAAGCCAGAGTCGACCCCAGCCGATGTGGCCGCGTTAATTGACGAGGCTGTGTCGTTGGGTGTGTTTTCGATCTGTGTTTCGCCCTCGTTGCTGCCTGTGAAGATTCCTGAGGGAAGCGAACTGAAGGTGGCCACGGTTGTGGGGTTCCCTTCGGGGGCGCACCACCCTGAAGTCAAGGCCGCAGAAACGGCTCGTGCGGTGACAGATGGTGCACATGAGATTGACATGGTCATCAACCTGGGGGCAGTGAAATCGGGTGATTGGGAGCTTGTGGAGCGTGACATTCGCGCTGTCCGCGACGCTGCTCCCGCCCCTGTTGTGCTGAAGGTCATCATTGAGTCAGCTGCCCTCACCGATGAGGAGATTGTGGCTGCGTGTGAGGCGAGTGAACGGGCTGGGGCTGATTTTGTCAAAACTTCCACGGGGTTCCACTCCACTGGTGGTGCCAGCGTTCATGCAGTGCGTCTGATGGCTCACACTGTGGGGCAGAGGTTGGGTGTGAAGGCGTCCGGTGGGATTCGCACTGGCGATGCGGCACTTGCGATGATCTCCGCAGGGGCGACCCGTTTGGGATTGTCCGGGACTGCCGCGGTTCTCGATGGGGTGGAGAACCCTGATACTGCTGTCGAGAGTGGTGACGGGTCGGGTTACTGA
- a CDS encoding siderophore-interacting protein — MSTITDFSVPPVRRQERFQATVTGREQLTDSMVRVTFSCPQWVDFDFPTCTDTYMKLILPGPDGQPVMRSYTIRHADAVSGSVDIDFVVHGDHGVAGVWASTAQAGDTVTFAGIGGGYAPSLQATAHLLVGDESALPAIAVALEALADSADVTVFLEVEAPGHEVPVAHREKVTWLYRQGKAHGAALVHACEELGAVPAGTQVFLHGEAMAVREIRRSLRAMGVPRQAMSVSGYWRAGASDEQWRESKAQWKRRVQADEEALRSSDS, encoded by the coding sequence GTGTCCACGATTACTGATTTCTCTGTGCCACCGGTTCGCCGTCAAGAACGGTTTCAGGCGACCGTCACTGGCCGAGAACAACTGACTGACTCGATGGTGCGGGTGACGTTTTCGTGCCCGCAGTGGGTTGATTTTGATTTCCCCACATGCACGGACACCTACATGAAGTTGATTCTTCCGGGACCAGATGGGCAACCAGTCATGCGGTCGTACACTATCCGCCATGCGGATGCGGTGTCGGGAAGCGTCGATATTGATTTTGTTGTGCATGGGGATCATGGTGTTGCCGGGGTGTGGGCATCAACAGCGCAGGCGGGTGACACGGTCACGTTTGCTGGTATCGGTGGTGGATATGCGCCATCTTTGCAGGCAACAGCACACCTCCTTGTGGGAGATGAGTCAGCGCTCCCCGCGATAGCTGTCGCGCTTGAAGCGCTCGCAGACTCAGCGGATGTCACAGTTTTTCTGGAGGTGGAGGCCCCTGGCCATGAGGTTCCAGTTGCTCACCGTGAGAAGGTGACGTGGTTGTACCGGCAGGGGAAAGCTCATGGGGCGGCTCTTGTGCACGCTTGTGAGGAGTTGGGGGCTGTGCCAGCGGGGACGCAGGTCTTTTTACATGGTGAGGCGATGGCGGTCCGCGAAATCCGCCGTTCCCTTCGTGCGATGGGTGTGCCCCGGCAGGCGATGAGCGTGTCAGGGTACTGGCGTGCTGGGGCAAGCGACGAACAGTGGCGGGAGAGTAAAGCGCAGTGGAAGCGTCGTGTTCAGGCCGACGAGGAGGCTCTTCGCTCATCTGATTCGTGA
- a CDS encoding phospho-sugar mutase, with protein sequence MAIPLTEDELLLLDEARTWIDNDPEGLTRHELQRLLDVITNPDNSSASKGRSSQALGDLKDRFNGSLQFGTAGLRGALEAGPNRMNRSVVIKAAAGLGAYLTGQLPHATPQVVIGYDARHYSKQFALDSAAVLTAAGCSVTILNHALPTPVLAYTMKRLGSDAGIVVTASHNPPQDNGYKVYLGGRIVVDAGQGAQIVPPYDREIAQAIAATPPVRDIPRAESGWFTLDDNAVTSYVNAVLTLKTPSPRDLTIVLTPLHGVGGSVVDKVLHRAGFDKLISVAEQYEPNADFPTVSFPNPEEPGAIDLALTYAMRFQADLVIANDPDADRCAVAVKDPRTAAAHAHRVTTPQAAGWRMLHGDEVGSLLGNVIAQRAAAEGKTAANAVLANSIVSSRLLSKIAEKHGLGYQSTLTGFKWIARAKDLVYGYEEALGYCVAPELVKDKDGISAALVIAQLAATLHAQGKTLIDELDDLAREHGLYLTDQLSARFLDLSQIPATMSRLRATPPSALAGSPITQVVDLVDGYEGLPPTDGLLLLTDDDTRVIVRPSGTEPKVKCYIEVISPVDSDADTAQLTTVRHEAREKITAVRADMTRALGLD encoded by the coding sequence ATGGCCATCCCACTGACAGAAGACGAGCTCCTCCTCCTCGACGAAGCACGTACCTGGATTGACAACGACCCAGAAGGACTCACCCGTCACGAGCTTCAACGCCTGCTCGACGTGATCACCAACCCTGATAACTCCTCCGCGTCCAAAGGCCGCTCGTCTCAAGCGCTCGGAGACCTCAAAGACCGCTTCAACGGCAGCCTCCAATTTGGTACCGCCGGGCTACGCGGCGCCCTAGAAGCAGGCCCAAACCGGATGAACAGGTCTGTGGTCATCAAAGCAGCGGCCGGTCTTGGCGCCTATCTCACCGGTCAACTCCCGCACGCCACTCCACAGGTTGTCATCGGTTACGATGCCCGGCACTACTCCAAGCAGTTTGCACTCGACTCCGCAGCAGTGCTCACCGCCGCAGGCTGCTCTGTCACAATCCTCAACCACGCACTACCCACCCCCGTGCTTGCCTACACCATGAAACGCCTGGGTTCTGACGCAGGCATCGTGGTTACCGCAAGCCACAACCCGCCGCAAGACAACGGCTACAAGGTGTACCTAGGTGGACGCATCGTTGTGGACGCCGGTCAAGGCGCTCAAATTGTGCCCCCTTACGACCGTGAAATCGCCCAAGCAATTGCCGCAACCCCACCGGTACGAGACATTCCACGGGCCGAAAGTGGGTGGTTCACCCTTGATGACAACGCGGTGACCAGTTACGTCAACGCGGTCCTCACACTAAAAACACCCAGCCCTCGCGACCTCACCATCGTGCTCACACCACTACATGGTGTCGGCGGGTCTGTGGTCGACAAGGTTCTCCACCGCGCCGGCTTTGACAAGCTCATCTCTGTGGCAGAACAATACGAACCCAATGCCGATTTCCCCACAGTGTCCTTCCCCAACCCAGAAGAGCCAGGTGCCATCGACCTTGCGTTAACCTATGCGATGCGGTTCCAGGCAGACCTTGTCATTGCGAACGACCCTGACGCTGACCGGTGCGCAGTTGCAGTCAAAGATCCCCGAACCGCGGCAGCCCACGCCCACCGCGTCACCACCCCTCAGGCGGCGGGTTGGCGGATGCTTCACGGCGACGAAGTGGGATCATTGCTCGGAAACGTCATCGCCCAACGCGCCGCAGCAGAAGGCAAAACAGCCGCAAACGCAGTCCTCGCCAATTCAATTGTCTCCTCACGGCTGTTGTCGAAAATCGCTGAGAAACACGGATTGGGGTACCAATCCACACTCACGGGATTCAAATGGATCGCCCGTGCAAAGGACCTCGTCTACGGGTACGAAGAAGCCCTCGGCTACTGTGTTGCCCCTGAACTCGTCAAAGACAAAGATGGAATCTCCGCAGCTCTTGTCATCGCTCAGCTCGCTGCCACGCTGCACGCCCAAGGCAAAACCCTCATCGACGAACTCGATGACCTCGCGCGAGAACACGGCCTATACCTCACCGATCAACTCTCGGCACGGTTCTTAGACCTGTCACAAATTCCCGCCACCATGTCACGTCTTCGTGCCACTCCCCCATCAGCCCTCGCAGGTAGCCCAATCACCCAGGTCGTTGACCTTGTTGACGGCTACGAAGGTCTTCCCCCAACTGACGGCCTACTCCTGCTCACTGACGATGACACCCGAGTCATTGTGCGCCCATCAGGCACTGAACCAAAGGTGAAGTGTTACATCGAAGTGATCAGTCCCGTGGACAGTGACGCAGACACAGCACAACTCACCACCGTGCGCCACGAAGCACGAGAAAAGATCACAGCGGTACGCGCAGACATGACCAGAGCGCTTGGACTCGACTAG
- a CDS encoding purine-nucleoside phosphorylase, protein MSSSHVTVDDTTAPDPFNLAREAADFIAAQSGVASHDVALVLGSGWGGAADLLGETVSEIPSHTIPGFSAPAVAGHVATTRSIRIEGTNRHALVLGSRTHLYEGRGVRPVVHGVRTAAAAGCSTLILTNGCGGLNPNWVPGTPVLIRDHINLTATSPLEGATFVDLTDLYSQRLRDIAHTIDADLPEGVYAQFRGPHYETPAEVKMAGVLGADLVGMSTTIEAIAARHVGLEILGISLVTNLAAGISEQALSHEEVIEAGQAAGPRISTLLAHIVKSL, encoded by the coding sequence ATGAGCTCTTCGCACGTCACCGTTGACGACACCACAGCACCTGACCCCTTCAACCTTGCCCGTGAAGCCGCGGACTTTATTGCCGCCCAATCAGGCGTCGCATCGCATGACGTCGCCCTCGTCCTTGGATCAGGGTGGGGAGGTGCCGCCGACCTCCTGGGCGAAACAGTCAGTGAAATCCCCAGCCACACCATCCCCGGGTTCTCCGCACCCGCTGTCGCAGGCCACGTTGCCACCACACGCTCCATTCGCATCGAGGGAACCAACCGCCACGCACTTGTCCTGGGATCACGCACCCACCTGTACGAAGGTCGCGGAGTTCGTCCCGTTGTCCACGGGGTACGCACCGCCGCAGCAGCCGGTTGTTCCACGCTGATCCTCACCAACGGATGCGGTGGGCTCAATCCCAACTGGGTGCCTGGGACCCCCGTGCTTATTCGTGACCACATCAACCTGACCGCAACCTCTCCTCTTGAAGGTGCGACTTTTGTTGACCTCACCGACCTCTACTCACAACGCCTGCGCGACATTGCGCACACCATTGACGCTGACCTTCCTGAAGGGGTGTACGCACAGTTCCGTGGCCCGCACTATGAAACACCCGCCGAAGTAAAAATGGCGGGAGTACTCGGCGCTGACCTTGTCGGAATGTCAACCACCATTGAGGCGATCGCGGCCCGTCACGTTGGTTTGGAAATTCTGGGAATCTCGCTCGTCACAAACTTGGCTGCCGGAATATCTGAGCAGGCACTCTCCCACGAAGAAGTTATCGAAGCGGGACAAGCAGCCGGACCACGCATCAGCACACTCCTAGCACACATCGTGAAATCACTCTGA
- a CDS encoding NAD(P)H-quinone dehydrogenase — translation MNQTPQHDDSLTTTQPRVAILGGGPGGYEAALVAARLGAHVTIIERAGFGGSAVLTDVVPSKTLIATAELMDIGRGATELGIRVARDDTHNPIDALSVDLAAVNARVNALAAAQSADIKERLLASGVVTVHGEGRFTSPHSISVTGCVTDDGTPTDDCTVDADIVLIATGAAPRMLPEARPDGRRILTWTQLYHLDEMPTRLIVVGSGVTGAEFAGAYHALGCDVVLVSSRDRVLPGEDEDAARVIDDAFRTRGMTVMSRSRASAATVVGHGSTEHVEVTLDDGQVITGSHVLMAVGSIPNTADNGADKVGLTLTERGHIQVDKVSRTNVPGVYAAGDCTGVLPLASVAAAQGRIAMSHALGDSVSPLVLRDVAANIFTSPEIATVGWSQRDLDDAGVRYTATTLPLPTNPRAKMMGVHEGFVKLFTRTDSGTVIGGVIVAPRASELIFPVTLAVAHRLTADMVAGAITIYPSLSGSVAETARMSHQRAPH, via the coding sequence GTGAACCAAACTCCCCAGCATGACGATTCACTGACCACCACACAACCCCGCGTCGCAATCCTAGGCGGCGGACCAGGCGGGTACGAGGCAGCCCTCGTCGCCGCCCGCCTCGGCGCCCACGTCACCATCATCGAACGAGCCGGATTTGGCGGATCTGCTGTTCTCACTGACGTCGTCCCGTCCAAAACCCTCATCGCCACCGCAGAACTCATGGACATCGGCCGGGGCGCAACAGAACTTGGCATCCGAGTAGCCCGCGACGACACCCACAACCCGATCGATGCGCTCAGCGTGGACCTGGCCGCAGTCAATGCTCGGGTCAACGCGCTCGCGGCCGCGCAGAGCGCAGACATTAAAGAGCGACTTCTTGCGTCGGGTGTGGTGACTGTGCACGGTGAGGGACGTTTCACCTCCCCTCACTCGATCAGCGTGACCGGATGTGTGACCGATGACGGTACCCCAACAGATGATTGCACTGTGGATGCTGACATCGTGTTGATTGCCACCGGCGCTGCGCCGCGGATGCTTCCCGAGGCCCGCCCTGATGGGCGGCGCATTCTCACCTGGACACAGCTGTACCACCTTGATGAGATGCCCACCCGGCTCATTGTCGTGGGATCGGGGGTTACTGGTGCAGAGTTTGCCGGCGCCTACCACGCGTTGGGTTGTGATGTTGTTCTTGTGTCATCGCGTGACCGGGTTCTCCCCGGTGAAGACGAGGATGCTGCCCGCGTCATCGACGATGCATTTCGTACCCGCGGAATGACTGTCATGTCACGGTCGCGCGCATCGGCTGCCACAGTGGTGGGGCACGGCTCAACTGAACACGTGGAAGTGACACTTGATGACGGTCAAGTCATCACGGGCAGCCACGTTCTCATGGCAGTGGGTTCCATCCCCAACACGGCGGATAACGGCGCGGACAAGGTCGGGTTGACACTGACGGAACGCGGTCACATCCAGGTGGACAAAGTCTCGCGAACCAATGTTCCGGGCGTGTATGCAGCCGGTGACTGCACCGGCGTTTTACCGCTTGCCTCGGTCGCCGCCGCCCAAGGACGCATCGCCATGTCGCACGCACTGGGGGATTCTGTGTCACCACTGGTTTTGCGTGACGTCGCAGCCAATATTTTCACATCCCCTGAGATCGCCACAGTTGGATGGTCCCAACGCGACCTTGACGATGCAGGTGTGCGCTACACCGCCACAACCTTGCCACTCCCCACGAACCCGCGCGCCAAAATGATGGGGGTCCACGAGGGATTCGTCAAACTCTTCACCCGAACGGACTCCGGAACCGTCATCGGAGGGGTGATCGTTGCCCCGCGCGCATCAGAACTGATCTTCCCCGTCACGCTCGCGGTCGCACACAGGTTGACCGCAGACATGGTGGCCGGTGCGATCACGATCTACCCATCATTGTCAGGGTCCGTTGCGGAAACAGCGCGGATGAGCCATCAGCGCGCCCCCCACTGA
- a CDS encoding NUDIX domain-containing protein — protein sequence MVTLDDNRRPTHVVLQHRALWSHHGGTWGIPGGAIMEHETPHQGALREAREEAGIDPDRVTIVGTHIFEHPQWSYTTAIAVARTPFLPVQATDMESLDVQWFALDDLTSVTPSVELLPSFARSLPVVLTHLDDALNHTPGS from the coding sequence TTGGTCACGCTCGATGACAATAGACGCCCCACCCACGTTGTCCTGCAGCATCGCGCCCTATGGTCGCACCATGGTGGCACTTGGGGAATCCCGGGCGGCGCAATCATGGAACATGAAACACCACATCAGGGCGCGCTGCGTGAGGCACGTGAAGAGGCAGGCATTGACCCAGACCGTGTCACTATTGTGGGCACACACATTTTTGAGCACCCTCAGTGGAGCTACACCACCGCCATTGCGGTGGCTCGCACCCCGTTCCTTCCGGTGCAAGCCACCGACATGGAGTCACTTGATGTGCAATGGTTTGCGTTGGACGACCTCACCTCAGTTACCCCTTCGGTTGAGTTATTGCCGTCCTTTGCCCGCTCGCTCCCCGTTGTGTTGACACACCTTGACGATGCGCTGAACCACACACCTGGCAGCTGA
- a CDS encoding glycosyltransferase family 2 protein, protein MTLSSREVSVNHPELSWPTTPSPTEQVDGQRDDQHRGRTRVWPVVCVFATVRNEEKYLEAALDSVLSQQYPGQMRFVVSVGPSHDNTYGIAVECARRDPRLHVIENPQGLIPHGLNIAINAAPADTDIFVRFDGHTRLPGGYVHAMVDALLRTGADNVGGRMLPVGQAPLEQAIAFAMSHPLGIGGASFHVGGIEGPEETAYLGSFRKEAVIAAGLYDESFHRAEDWELNYRIRRNGGLVWFVPSIEVEYRPRSTWRALAKQFFDTGGWRRQVIAADRSTASLRYLAAPTAVVANTAGLLATVLGVITPWTWLTLGAIAPLGYLALVTIGGLTAARHLPWAARSRVPGVLTTMHMMWGLGFLKGTPTN, encoded by the coding sequence ATGACGTTGTCGAGTCGCGAGGTTTCCGTGAACCACCCAGAACTTTCTTGGCCAACCACCCCGTCACCCACGGAGCAGGTGGATGGTCAGCGCGATGATCAGCACCGTGGGCGCACCCGCGTGTGGCCGGTTGTGTGCGTGTTCGCGACTGTGCGGAATGAAGAGAAATACTTGGAAGCAGCGTTGGATTCTGTTCTTAGCCAACAGTATCCCGGGCAGATGCGGTTCGTGGTGTCGGTTGGCCCCTCCCATGACAATACCTACGGCATTGCCGTTGAGTGCGCGCGGCGTGATCCTCGCCTCCATGTCATTGAGAACCCACAGGGGTTGATTCCTCATGGGCTGAACATTGCGATCAATGCGGCTCCCGCGGACACCGACATCTTTGTTCGCTTCGATGGGCATACCCGGCTGCCCGGCGGGTACGTGCATGCAATGGTCGATGCACTGCTTCGCACTGGTGCTGACAACGTCGGTGGGCGGATGTTGCCCGTGGGACAAGCGCCACTGGAACAAGCGATCGCGTTTGCGATGAGTCACCCGTTGGGCATTGGGGGAGCATCATTTCACGTCGGTGGGATTGAAGGACCCGAAGAGACCGCCTACCTTGGGTCGTTTCGTAAGGAAGCGGTGATCGCTGCTGGGCTGTATGACGAATCGTTCCACCGTGCCGAGGACTGGGAACTGAACTATCGGATCCGTCGCAACGGTGGGTTAGTGTGGTTTGTCCCGTCCATCGAGGTGGAGTATCGGCCACGGTCCACGTGGCGTGCACTAGCGAAACAGTTCTTTGACACCGGCGGGTGGCGCCGTCAGGTGATTGCAGCCGACCGGAGCACCGCATCGCTTCGGTACCTCGCTGCCCCGACCGCGGTTGTCGCAAACACGGCGGGACTCCTGGCTACCGTTCTGGGTGTCATCACCCCATGGACCTGGCTGACTCTTGGTGCGATCGCCCCGCTTGGATACCTCGCCCTGGTCACCATCGGTGGACTCACCGCCGCGCGGCACTTGCCCTGGGCGGCACGAAGCCGAGTCCCCGGTGTGCTCACCACCATGCACATGATGTGGGGACTCGGCTTCCTCAAAGGCACTCCGACCAACTAG